In a genomic window of Dyadobacter fermentans DSM 18053:
- the rplD gene encoding 50S ribosomal protein L4, with the protein MELSVLNIKGEDTGKKVTVSEEVFGIEPSTHAIYLDVKLYLANQRQGTHKSKERAEVSHSTRKIKRQKGTGGARAGSIKSPVFVGGGRIFGPRPRTYGFKLNKKVKALARRSALSVKAQANAVSVLEAFTFDAPKTKSYLNVLNSLSLANTKTLLILPEIDNNVYLSSRNIPKAKVTTVDSVNTYDLMNADRLLISESAISILETQLNK; encoded by the coding sequence ATGGAACTGTCCGTATTAAATATAAAAGGAGAAGATACCGGCAAGAAGGTAACTGTGTCAGAGGAAGTATTCGGCATTGAACCTAGCACGCACGCGATCTATCTCGATGTGAAGCTTTACCTGGCTAACCAGCGTCAGGGAACGCACAAATCAAAAGAACGTGCAGAGGTAAGTCACTCTACACGCAAAATCAAACGCCAAAAAGGAACCGGTGGAGCTCGTGCAGGTAGCATTAAGTCTCCAGTGTTCGTAGGTGGTGGTCGTATTTTCGGTCCACGTCCCCGCACATACGGTTTCAAACTGAACAAGAAAGTAAAAGCTTTGGCTCGCCGTTCGGCACTTTCTGTGAAGGCGCAAGCTAACGCCGTTTCGGTTTTGGAAGCATTCACTTTCGATGCACCTAAAACGAAGTCTTACCTGAATGTTTTGAATTCCCTTTCACTGGCGAACACCAAAACATTATTGATCCTTCCTGAGATCGATAACAATGTATACCTGTCGAGCCGTAACATCCCGAAAGCGAAAGTTACTACTGTTGACTCGGTAAATACATACGACCTGATGAATGCAGACCGTCTTCTGATAAGTGAATCTGCGATTTCTATTTTGGAAACCCAATTGAACAAATAA
- the rplW gene encoding 50S ribosomal protein L23 yields MSVLKRPIITEKVTAQGGQGKYAFEVSLTANKVEIKKAVEKLFGVTVESVHTMRSIGKSKSRTSGGKFVTGKTSTIKKAIITVAEGEAIDIYGEA; encoded by the coding sequence ATGAGTGTACTGAAACGTCCGATTATTACTGAAAAGGTAACGGCTCAGGGTGGTCAAGGTAAATACGCTTTCGAAGTCTCCCTTACTGCAAACAAGGTAGAGATCAAGAAAGCTGTTGAGAAACTGTTCGGGGTTACCGTAGAAAGCGTTCATACCATGCGCAGCATTGGTAAAAGCAAATCCCGCACATCGGGAGGTAAGTTTGTCACTGGAAAAACGTCAACGATCAAAAAGGCGATCATCACAGTAGCCGAAGGCGAAGCGATCGATATCTACGGAGAAGCCTAG
- the rplB gene encoding 50S ribosomal protein L2 → MAVKKLKPTSAGQRFRSAPTFEEITASKPEKSLLEPIKRTGGRNSQGHRTMRYIGGGHKRKYRVIDFKRNRFDAPATVLTIEYDPNRSARIALIQFEDEEKRYIIAPNGLKVGQVIVSGNSVAPEVGNALPLGSMPVGTIVHNIELTPGKGGQFARSAGAYAQLVAREGGKYAVLKMPSGEMRMVLATCIATVGVVSNASHMNVSLGKAGRRRWLGRRPRVRGVAMNPVDHPMGGGEGRSSGGQPRSRNGQFAKGLKTRNRNKHSEKLIISRRKK, encoded by the coding sequence ATGGCAGTTAAAAAATTAAAACCTACAAGTGCTGGTCAGCGTTTCCGCTCGGCTCCTACATTCGAGGAGATCACCGCGTCGAAGCCTGAGAAGAGTCTTCTGGAACCCATCAAAAGAACAGGTGGTCGTAACAGCCAGGGACATCGTACCATGCGATATATTGGTGGCGGTCACAAAAGAAAATACCGCGTTATCGACTTCAAAAGAAATCGTTTCGACGCTCCCGCTACTGTCCTTACGATCGAATACGATCCAAACCGCTCAGCGCGTATCGCCCTGATCCAGTTTGAGGACGAAGAAAAACGTTACATCATCGCTCCGAACGGCCTGAAAGTTGGACAAGTTATCGTGTCTGGCAATTCAGTAGCTCCTGAGGTTGGAAATGCCCTTCCATTGGGATCTATGCCTGTCGGTACGATCGTTCACAATATCGAATTGACTCCTGGTAAAGGTGGTCAGTTTGCAAGAAGCGCCGGCGCTTATGCTCAGCTGGTAGCGAGAGAAGGCGGTAAGTACGCAGTATTGAAAATGCCATCAGGCGAAATGCGTATGGTACTTGCAACTTGTATCGCAACCGTTGGAGTTGTTTCCAATGCTAGCCACATGAACGTTTCGCTTGGAAAAGCGGGCCGCAGAAGATGGTTGGGACGTCGTCCACGCGTACGTGGTGTTGCTATGAACCCTGTTGATCACCCGATGGGTGGTGGTGAGGGCCGTTCGTCAGGAGGTCAGCCTCGTTCTAGAAATGGTCAGTTCGCGAAAGGTCTCAAGACACGTAACCGCAACAAGCATTCTGAGAAATTGATTATCAGCCGTCGTAAAAAATAA
- the rpsS gene encoding 30S ribosomal protein S19 yields the protein MARSLKKGPYIDFRLEAKVETMNNSSRKSVIKTWSRRSMISPDFIGHTFAVHNGNKFIPVYVTENMVGHKLGEFSPTRNFRGHTAKKDKGRK from the coding sequence ATGGCACGCTCATTAAAAAAAGGACCATATATCGACTTCCGTCTCGAAGCAAAAGTTGAAACGATGAACAACTCATCGCGTAAATCTGTCATCAAGACCTGGTCGCGGCGCTCAATGATTTCGCCTGATTTTATCGGGCACACATTTGCAGTTCACAACGGGAACAAGTTCATTCCGGTTTACGTGACTGAAAACATGGTAGGACACAAACTGGGCGAGTTCTCTCCAACCCGTAACTTCCGTGGCCACACCGCAAAAAAAGATAAAGGAAGAAAATAA
- the rplV gene encoding 50S ribosomal protein L22, whose product MEARAILKDVPTSPRKMRLVADMIRGQKVSKALALLKFQPRASSPVLHKVLLSAVANWQQQNEGSKLEDADLIVKTVFIDGGRMLKRLRPAPQGRAHRIRKRSNHITIVVDDASVSVNEASIES is encoded by the coding sequence ATGGAAGCAAGAGCTATATTAAAAGACGTGCCTACCTCTCCTCGCAAGATGAGATTGGTGGCCGACATGATTCGCGGACAGAAGGTCAGCAAAGCGTTGGCACTTTTGAAATTCCAACCGAGAGCTTCATCGCCGGTTTTGCACAAAGTTCTTCTTTCTGCCGTTGCCAACTGGCAGCAACAGAATGAGGGATCGAAACTGGAAGACGCCGACCTGATCGTTAAAACCGTTTTCATCGACGGTGGACGCATGTTGAAGCGTTTGCGCCCTGCACCGCAAGGACGGGCACACAGAATCCGTAAGCGTTCCAACCACATCACTATCGTGGTAGACGACGCATCGGTGTCAGTAAATGAAGCATCAATCGAATCATAA
- the rpsC gene encoding 30S ribosomal protein S3 has protein sequence MGQKVNPIGLRLGIVRGWESSWYGGKDFSDKLVEDEKIRNYIKARIPKGSISKVVIERTLKRITLTIHTARPGIVIGKGGSEVDKIKEELKKITGKDVQINIYEIKRPEIDAKLVGEAIAQQLQARISYRRAMKQSIASAMRVGTQGIKIRLAGRLGGAEMARTEEYKEGRIPLHTLRADIDYAISEAQTIYGKIGIKVWIFKGELYGKRDLTPSAATAASDRAERSAQGGERGGNDRGGRGDRRGGRDRNDGAPRGEGGGGDADRRKRNKNKKK, from the coding sequence ATGGGACAAAAGGTTAATCCGATAGGTCTAAGACTAGGAATTGTTAGAGGATGGGAATCTAGCTGGTACGGAGGAAAAGACTTCTCTGACAAACTGGTTGAAGACGAGAAAATCCGTAACTACATCAAAGCACGTATCCCGAAAGGATCGATTTCAAAAGTAGTTATTGAACGTACATTGAAGCGCATCACATTGACGATCCACACTGCCCGTCCGGGTATTGTGATCGGAAAAGGTGGTAGCGAAGTTGATAAAATCAAAGAAGAGCTTAAAAAGATTACAGGCAAGGATGTTCAGATCAACATCTACGAAATCAAACGTCCTGAAATCGATGCGAAACTGGTAGGCGAAGCGATCGCTCAGCAATTGCAGGCTCGTATTTCTTACCGTCGTGCGATGAAGCAATCGATCGCTTCTGCAATGCGTGTAGGAACACAAGGAATCAAAATTCGTTTGGCAGGTCGTCTGGGTGGTGCTGAAATGGCCCGTACAGAAGAATACAAAGAAGGACGTATTCCTTTGCATACATTGAGAGCGGACATCGATTACGCTATCTCCGAAGCACAAACTATCTACGGTAAGATCGGTATTAAAGTATGGATCTTCAAAGGTGAATTGTACGGAAAGCGTGACCTGACTCCAAGCGCAGCTACTGCGGCATCCGACAGGGCTGAAAGAAGCGCACAAGGCGGCGAACGTGGTGGTAACGATCGCGGCGGACGTGGCGACAGAAGAGGCGGCCGTGACAGAAACGACGGAGCTCCTCGCGGAGAAGGTGGTGGCGGTGATGCAGATCGTCGCAAACGCAACAAGAACAAGAAGAAGTAA
- the rplP gene encoding 50S ribosomal protein L16 produces the protein MLQPKRTKFRKQQKNKGSHRGLATRGHEIAFGSFAIKALEPGWLTARQIEAARISVTRAMKREGQVWIRVFPDKPITKKPAEVRMGKGKGAPEYWVAPVKPGTIIFEATGVALDTANEALRLAAQKLPIKTRFVVRRDYQEA, from the coding sequence ATGTTACAGCCGAAAAGGACAAAATTTCGCAAACAACAGAAGAACAAAGGTTCGCACCGTGGTCTGGCGACCCGCGGACATGAGATCGCTTTTGGATCGTTTGCAATAAAAGCACTGGAACCAGGTTGGTTGACTGCTCGTCAAATCGAAGCAGCACGTATCTCGGTAACCCGTGCAATGAAACGCGAAGGTCAGGTATGGATCCGTGTATTCCCTGACAAACCGATTACCAAAAAACCTGCTGAGGTTCGTATGGGTAAAGGTAAAGGTGCCCCTGAATATTGGGTAGCTCCTGTTAAGCCTGGAACTATCATTTTCGAAGCGACTGGTGTAGCGCTGGATACTGCAAACGAAGCATTGCGTTTGGCTGCACAAAAGTTGCCAATTAAGACAAGGTTCGTCGTACGCCGGGATTATCAGGAAGCATAA
- the rpmC gene encoding 50S ribosomal protein L29 has product MTSKEIKNLSQDQLKEQIAQERERLLRLKFAHAISPIENPLRIRASRKEIARLLTELSAKSNQQ; this is encoded by the coding sequence ATGACTAGTAAAGAAATAAAGAATCTGTCGCAGGATCAGCTCAAAGAGCAGATCGCCCAAGAGAGAGAGCGCTTACTCCGGTTGAAATTTGCGCATGCTATTTCTCCAATCGAGAACCCTCTGCGTATTCGCGCCTCACGTAAGGAAATTGCAAGACTCTTAACCGAGCTGTCGGCTAAATCTAACCAACAGTAA
- the rpsQ gene encoding 30S ribosomal protein S17: MEATVRNLRKERIGKVVSNKMDKSCVITVVRKVKHEKYGKFMTKTTKLMVHDETNQVGIGDTIRVMETRPLSKNKRWRLVEILERAK, translated from the coding sequence ATGGAGGCAACAGTAAGAAATTTACGTAAAGAGAGAATTGGCAAAGTGGTGAGCAACAAAATGGACAAGTCCTGCGTGATCACCGTAGTGCGTAAAGTGAAGCACGAGAAGTATGGTAAGTTTATGACTAAAACTACCAAACTGATGGTTCACGACGAAACAAACCAGGTTGGTATCGGCGATACTATCCGTGTAATGGAAACTCGTCCGCTTAGCAAAAACAAGCGTTGGAGATTAGTAGAAATCCTTGAAAGAGCGAAGTAA
- the rplN gene encoding 50S ribosomal protein L14, with product MVQQESRLSVADNSGAKEVLVIRVLGGTGKRYASVGDKIVVTVKSALSSSNMKKGTVSKAVVVRTKKEVRRKDGTYIRFEDNAAVLLNNNDEPRGSRIFGPVARELREKQFMKIVSLAPEVL from the coding sequence ATGGTACAACAAGAATCAAGACTGTCAGTAGCCGATAACAGTGGCGCGAAAGAAGTACTCGTAATCCGGGTATTGGGCGGAACTGGAAAGCGTTATGCTTCGGTGGGCGATAAGATCGTCGTGACGGTGAAATCCGCTCTGTCTTCGAGCAACATGAAAAAAGGAACGGTTTCCAAAGCCGTGGTTGTACGTACTAAAAAAGAGGTACGTCGCAAAGATGGAACTTACATCCGGTTTGAAGATAATGCGGCAGTTTTATTGAACAACAATGACGAACCACGTGGTTCACGTATTTTCGGACCAGTTGCCCGCGAGTTGCGCGAGAAGCAGTTCATGAAAATCGTATCACTGGCACCAGAAGTGTTGTAA
- the rplX gene encoding 50S ribosomal protein L24: MESTNKKAPAKLHVRKGDTVKVISGNAKGETGVITKVLVEKQRATVEGVNMITKHIKPNAQNPQGSIEKREGAIHISNLMVVDPKTGEASRTGRKANDKGKLQRFSKKSGNLL, from the coding sequence ATGGAAAGTACAAATAAAAAAGCACCGGCAAAATTGCACGTTCGCAAGGGTGATACCGTGAAAGTGATTTCAGGTAACGCAAAAGGCGAAACAGGCGTGATCACCAAGGTGCTTGTAGAAAAACAGAGAGCAACCGTGGAAGGTGTGAATATGATCACCAAGCACATTAAGCCAAATGCGCAAAATCCACAAGGAAGCATCGAAAAACGCGAAGGCGCGATTCACATCAGTAACCTGATGGTGGTAGATCCTAAAACAGGTGAAGCTTCAAGAACCGGCCGTAAAGCGAATGACAAAGGAAAACTGCAACGCTTCTCGAAAAAATCCGGAAACTTATTGTAA
- the rplE gene encoding 50S ribosomal protein L5, whose protein sequence is MATPRLKEKYVSEIVSQLKGKFQYKSSMQVPRLTKIVINKGIGAAVADKKLVDTGVEELSLITGQKAIATVSKKAVSNFKLRENMPIGAKVTLRGDKMYEFLDRLTTIAMPRVRDFKGISDKGFDGRGNYTFGVKEQIIFPEISIEKVAKITGMDITFVTSTNSDEESYELLKALGMPFTNANK, encoded by the coding sequence ATGGCAACGCCTAGATTAAAAGAGAAGTACGTAAGCGAAATCGTTTCGCAATTGAAGGGGAAATTCCAGTACAAATCAAGCATGCAGGTTCCCCGCCTGACAAAGATTGTTATCAACAAAGGTATCGGAGCTGCTGTGGCAGACAAGAAGCTTGTTGACACCGGTGTGGAAGAGTTGAGCCTGATCACAGGACAGAAAGCGATCGCTACTGTTTCTAAGAAGGCGGTCTCTAACTTTAAGTTGCGTGAGAACATGCCTATCGGAGCAAAAGTAACGCTTCGTGGTGACAAGATGTACGAATTCCTTGACCGCCTTACTACCATTGCAATGCCGCGTGTACGTGACTTCAAAGGTATCAGCGACAAAGGGTTCGATGGACGTGGAAATTATACGTTCGGTGTGAAAGAACAGATCATTTTCCCTGAGATCAGCATCGAAAAAGTGGCGAAAATCACTGGTATGGATATCACTTTCGTGACCTCTACCAACTCTGACGAAGAGAGCTACGAATTGCTGAAAGCATTGGGAATGCCTTTCACCAACGCGAATAAATAA
- the rpsN gene encoding 30S ribosomal protein S14, giving the protein MAKESVKARERKRQALVERYAEKRSKLKAAGDWVGLDKLPRNSSPVRLHNRCKITGRPRGYMRKFGISRVLFRDMASDGKIPGVTKSSW; this is encoded by the coding sequence ATGGCAAAAGAATCAGTAAAAGCACGGGAGAGAAAAAGACAAGCGCTAGTAGAGCGCTACGCTGAAAAACGTAGCAAGTTGAAAGCTGCCGGTGACTGGGTTGGTCTTGACAAGTTACCACGTAACTCTTCTCCTGTACGCCTGCACAACCGGTGCAAAATCACCGGAAGACCTCGCGGTTATATGCGTAAATTCGGAATTTCCCGGGTACTCTTCCGCGATATGGCGTCAGATGGAAAAATTCCAGGAGTTACAAAATCAAGTTGGTAA
- the rpsH gene encoding 30S ribosomal protein S8, producing MLTDPIADYLTRLRNAIKAKHRVVEIPASNIKKEITKVLFDKGYIQSYKFDEAGPQGVIKIALKYNPVTKQSAIVKLERVSKPGLRKYSGSSTLPRVLGGLGTVIISTSKGVMTDKEAKTLNVGGEVLCFVY from the coding sequence ATGTTAACGGATCCCATAGCAGACTATCTGACGAGACTCAGAAACGCTATCAAAGCGAAGCACCGGGTTGTTGAGATACCTGCATCCAACATAAAAAAAGAGATTACAAAGGTACTTTTTGACAAGGGGTACATTCAAAGTTATAAATTCGACGAGGCTGGTCCTCAGGGAGTTATCAAGATCGCTTTGAAATACAATCCTGTGACAAAGCAATCTGCAATTGTGAAATTGGAGAGGGTTAGTAAGCCTGGACTACGTAAATATTCAGGTTCATCAACACTGCCACGTGTATTGGGCGGCTTAGGAACAGTGATCATCTCTACATCGAAAGGTGTAATGACAGATAAAGAAGCTAAGACACTGAATGTGGGTGGTGAAGTGTTATGTTTCGTGTATTAA
- the rplF gene encoding 50S ribosomal protein L6 yields MSRIGNKVITLPAGVSVSVADDNVVSVKGPKGTLTQAVDSDITVEVEGSELKVKRPTEQKRHKALHGLYRSLLNNMVIGVGEGYKRELEIIGVGYKASSANNVLELQLGYSHNIFMAIPEEIKVVTTSEKGQNPKVILEGIDKELIGAVAAKIKSLRKVEPYKGKGIRFVGEVVRRKAGKSASKK; encoded by the coding sequence ATGTCACGAATAGGAAATAAAGTTATCACGTTGCCGGCGGGAGTATCCGTATCGGTTGCAGACGATAACGTAGTATCTGTAAAAGGCCCGAAAGGCACACTTACCCAGGCTGTCGACAGCGATATTACTGTTGAAGTTGAAGGTAGCGAGCTGAAAGTAAAGCGCCCTACAGAGCAAAAGCGTCACAAAGCATTGCACGGCCTTTACCGTTCCCTGTTGAACAACATGGTAATCGGTGTAGGCGAAGGTTACAAGCGTGAGCTTGAAATTATCGGGGTAGGTTACAAGGCGAGCTCGGCGAACAATGTTCTCGAACTTCAATTGGGTTACTCGCACAACATCTTCATGGCGATCCCCGAAGAGATCAAAGTGGTGACGACCTCAGAAAAAGGTCAGAACCCTAAGGTGATCCTGGAAGGTATCGACAAAGAACTGATTGGTGCAGTAGCGGCGAAAATCAAATCCCTCCGCAAAGTTGAGCCTTACAAAGGAAAAGGTATCCGTTTTGTTGGTGAAGTGGTCCGTCGTAAGGCAGGTAAGTCTGCTTCTAAGAAATAG
- the rplR gene encoding 50S ribosomal protein L18, which produces MANAKADRRTRLKLHIRKRVKGSAERPRLSVFRSNTSIYAQIIDDVKGITLASASSVDLGGRKENTNVEVAAQVGKKIAEKAQEAGIQAVVFDRNGYLYHGKVKALADGAREGGLKF; this is translated from the coding sequence ATGGCTAACGCAAAAGCAGATAGAAGAACACGCCTGAAACTTCACATCCGTAAGCGGGTGAAGGGAAGCGCAGAACGCCCGAGACTGTCAGTCTTCCGTTCGAACACAAGCATATATGCACAGATTATCGACGACGTGAAGGGGATTACCCTTGCAAGCGCATCTTCGGTAGATCTGGGAGGCAGAAAAGAAAACACTAACGTGGAAGTAGCTGCCCAGGTAGGTAAAAAGATCGCTGAAAAGGCGCAGGAAGCAGGTATCCAGGCAGTAGTTTTCGACCGCAACGGATATTTGTACCACGGTAAGGTAAAAGCATTGGCCGACGGAGCTCGTGAGGGTGGCCTGAAATTCTAA
- the rpsE gene encoding 30S ribosomal protein S5 yields MSTNTRPSKVNESDLKERVVAINRVAKVVKGGRRFSFSAIVVVGDGNGVVGYGLGKANEVTDAIAKGIDDAKKNLIQIPMLKHTVPHEMEGKFSGGFVLIKPAAPGTGVLAGGPMRAVLESAGIKDVLAKSKGSSNPHNVIKATIDALLKMRAPHQVAFQRSVKLEKVFNG; encoded by the coding sequence ATGTCTACAAATACAAGACCTTCAAAGGTTAACGAATCAGACCTGAAAGAGCGCGTTGTAGCGATCAACCGGGTGGCAAAAGTAGTAAAAGGTGGTCGTCGTTTCTCCTTCTCTGCCATCGTGGTAGTAGGAGACGGAAACGGAGTTGTAGGTTACGGATTGGGCAAAGCCAACGAAGTAACTGACGCGATCGCCAAAGGAATTGACGATGCTAAGAAAAACCTGATCCAAATTCCGATGCTTAAACATACCGTTCCTCACGAAATGGAAGGTAAGTTCAGCGGTGGTTTCGTTCTGATCAAGCCGGCTGCTCCTGGTACGGGAGTACTGGCAGGTGGCCCGATGCGTGCGGTATTGGAAAGTGCAGGTATCAAAGACGTACTTGCGAAATCCAAAGGTTCATCGAACCCGCACAACGTTATCAAGGCTACAATTGACGCTCTTTTGAAAATGAGAGCTCCGCATCAGGTTGCTTTCCAACGCAGCGTTAAATTGGAAAAAGTATTCAACGGATAA
- the rpmD gene encoding 50S ribosomal protein L30 translates to MSKVRITQVKSTIDRPEKQKLTIKALGLGKLNRSVEKENSDAIAGMIRKVSHLVKVEEI, encoded by the coding sequence ATGTCAAAAGTACGTATTACACAAGTTAAGAGCACAATTGACCGCCCTGAGAAGCAAAAGCTGACGATCAAAGCGTTGGGTCTTGGTAAACTGAACCGGTCTGTTGAGAAAGAAAACAGCGATGCCATCGCGGGAATGATCCGCAAGGTAAGCCACTTGGTTAAAGTTGAAGAAATTTAA
- the rplO gene encoding 50S ribosomal protein L15, with protein MNLSSLKPAAGSVKVGKRVGRGQGSGKGGTAARGHKGAQSRSGYSRKLGFEGGQMPLQRRLPKFGFNNINRVEYKALNLDAIQALVEKTGAAVVTLDLIRENGLSAKNDLVKILNRGEITSAVEVQAHGFSASAIESIEKAGGKAVKL; from the coding sequence ATGAATTTAAGTTCATTAAAACCGGCTGCTGGTTCCGTTAAGGTAGGAAAGCGGGTTGGACGTGGTCAGGGTTCCGGAAAAGGAGGCACTGCTGCACGTGGACACAAAGGAGCGCAATCGCGTTCAGGTTACAGCCGTAAGCTGGGCTTCGAAGGTGGTCAGATGCCTCTTCAAAGACGTTTGCCGAAATTCGGTTTCAATAACATCAACCGCGTTGAATACAAGGCGTTGAACCTGGATGCAATCCAGGCATTGGTTGAAAAAACCGGAGCTGCGGTAGTAACGTTGGATCTGATTCGTGAAAATGGTCTCAGCGCGAAGAATGACTTGGTTAAGATCCTTAACCGTGGTGAAATCACTTCTGCGGTTGAAGTTCAGGCTCATGGGTTTTCTGCTTCGGCTATCGAGTCGATCGAGAAGGCAGGCGGTAAAGCAGTTAAATTGTAA
- the secY gene encoding preprotein translocase subunit SecY — MKRFLETIKHIFAIEELRTRILNTLLFITIFRLGSYVALPGVEPDQMNVSSAGLLGLLDTFLGGAFSKASIFALGIMPYISASIAIQLLTMALPYFQKMQKEGESGRKKLNQITRVLTIVVTLVQGTAYLNTTVPDEALLVSRSMFTISSVFVLTAGTMFCMWLGERITDKGIGNGISMLIMIGIVSRFPGAIYKEFVSRGSGQILLFVLEIVALYFVIMGAVMLTQAVRRIPIQYAKQVVGNRVMGGQRQYLPLKLNAAGVMPIIFAQALMFIPSLGASYFAEKSDFASNVATIFANYTTWQYNLLFAVLIIVFTFFYTAISVNPQQIADDMKRGGGFIPGVKPGQQTSEYISSVLDRITFPGALMLAVVATLPAFASLLGISTDFAHFFGGTSLLIMVGVVLDTLQQVESYLLMRRYEGLMKSGRVKGRTESVAI; from the coding sequence ATGAAACGATTTTTAGAGACTATTAAACACATATTTGCGATTGAGGAGTTGAGAACACGTATTCTCAACACTCTTTTGTTTATAACGATCTTCCGGTTGGGGTCTTACGTTGCGTTGCCAGGTGTTGAGCCTGATCAAATGAATGTATCCTCCGCAGGATTGTTGGGGTTGCTCGATACTTTCTTAGGTGGCGCTTTTAGCAAAGCGTCCATTTTTGCGTTGGGTATCATGCCTTACATTTCTGCTTCCATTGCAATCCAGCTTCTGACCATGGCATTGCCGTATTTCCAGAAGATGCAGAAGGAGGGAGAATCAGGACGTAAGAAACTGAACCAAATTACCCGGGTTCTGACTATCGTTGTTACACTTGTTCAAGGTACTGCTTATTTGAATACGACTGTACCTGACGAGGCTCTTCTGGTTTCCAGAAGCATGTTCACCATCTCGTCTGTATTCGTATTGACGGCTGGTACAATGTTCTGTATGTGGCTTGGTGAAAGAATCACAGACAAGGGTATTGGTAACGGTATTTCGATGCTGATCATGATCGGTATCGTTTCGCGTTTCCCTGGTGCGATCTACAAAGAGTTCGTATCAAGAGGCAGCGGCCAGATTCTGTTGTTCGTATTGGAAATCGTTGCCCTCTACTTTGTAATTATGGGCGCGGTAATGTTGACCCAGGCTGTTCGCCGTATTCCTATCCAATATGCCAAGCAGGTGGTAGGTAACCGCGTAATGGGTGGTCAGCGCCAGTATTTGCCATTGAAATTGAATGCAGCAGGTGTGATGCCGATCATTTTCGCTCAGGCTTTGATGTTTATTCCTTCACTGGGAGCATCTTACTTCGCCGAAAAAAGTGATTTTGCCAGCAACGTAGCAACGATTTTCGCTAACTACACGACCTGGCAATATAACCTCCTGTTCGCAGTATTGATTATTGTATTTACGTTCTTCTACACCGCGATTTCGGTGAATCCTCAGCAAATTGCTGATGACATGAAGCGCGGCGGCGGATTTATCCCGGGTGTGAAACCAGGTCAGCAGACATCTGAATATATCAGCTCTGTGCTTGACCGTATCACCTTCCCAGGCGCGTTGATGCTCGCAGTAGTTGCTACTCTGCCTGCATTCGCAAGCCTTCTGGGTATCTCGACCGACTTTGCTCACTTCTTCGGAGGAACTTCATTGCTGATCATGGTAGGTGTGGTTCTGGATACTTTGCAACAAGTTGAAAGCTACTTGCTCATGCGTCGCTATGAAGGTCTGATGAAGTCGGGACGTGTAAAAGGACGCACCGAGAGCGTAGCAATCTGA